A stretch of Primulina tabacum isolate GXHZ01 chromosome 13, ASM2559414v2, whole genome shotgun sequence DNA encodes these proteins:
- the LOC142522210 gene encoding protein S-acyltransferase 10-like isoform X1 produces the protein MGAWCGGSLRDTWARASDRCFRLFPCISDPVRRSALSLKLALVGLHLIFVGVLFLLDHDLIEKTKQEPWYTAIYALLFVATLAQYFVTSGTSPGYVLDAQKIVNERDATARRTLLASKPTASSKNGNVVITVDGRNYQRGNETAWTKLVMDLYPHGYSLRNLTCTYCSLVQPPRAKHCHDCDKCVLQFDHHCVWLGTCIGLENHWLFWWYICEETALCLWTWILYILYLKSNISKAWWADVIMILLLASLSICLIFLLLLLLFHSYLIMTNQTTYELVRRRRIVYLRGIPERVHPFNKGVRRNLSVLCCTKSGGMYRMEALPTAAELEEKSRPYTCSDVLSCRCC, from the exons ATGGGTGCCTGGTGCGGCGGCTCCCTCCGCGACACATGGGCTCGTGCCTCCGACCGCTGTTTCCGCCTATTCCCTTGCATTTCGGATCCTG TTCGCCGATCTGCGTTGTCATTGAAACTAGCATTGGTGGGGCTGCATCTGATTTTTGTTGGGGTTTTATTTTTGCTTGACCACGATTTGATTGAGAAGACCAAACAAGAACCGTG GTACACTGCTATATATGCATTGTTGTTTGTTGCTACACTGGCTCAATACTTTGTTACCTCTGGAACTTCTCCCGG CTATGTACTTGATGCACAGAAGATTGTCAATGAAAGAGATGCTACAGCTAGAAGGACATTATTGGCCTCAAA ACCTACAGCTTCAAGCAAAAATGGTAATGTTGTAATCACAGTGGATGGACGGAACTATCAAAGAGGAAATGAGACTGCCTGGACAAAGCTAGTGATGGATCTTTACCCTCACGGATATTCTCTTCG AAATTTGACCTGCACGTATTGCAGTCTCGTTCAG CCTCCACGGGCAAAGCATTGTCATGATTGTGACAAGTGTGTGCTTCAGTTTGATCATCATTGTGTTTGGCTAGGGACATGCATAGGACTGGAAAACCATTGGCTTTTTTG GTGGTACATATGTGAAGAAACAGCCTTGTGTCTTTGGACGTGGATTTTGTACATTTTGTACCTTAAATCTAATATATCAAAGGCATG GTGGGCAGATGTAATTATGATCTTGCTGTTGGCTTCTTTGTCAATATGTCTAATTTTTCTGCTCCTGCTCCTCCTTTTTCACAG CTACCTTATTATGACCAATCAAACCACTTATGAACTTGTAAGAAGGCGGCGAATTGTGTATTTGAG GGGGATTCCGGAGAGAGTGCATCCATTCAATAAAGGAGTTCGCAGAAATTTATCAGTGCTTTGTTGTACCAAAAGCGGTGGCATGTACAGGATGGAAGCTTTGCCAACAGCAGCAGAACTCGAGGAAAAGTCAAGACCATACACATGCTCGGATGTTTTATCTTGCCGTTGCTGCTGA
- the LOC142522210 gene encoding protein S-acyltransferase 10-like isoform X2, translating to MGAWCGGSLRDTWARASDRCFRLFPCISDPVRRSALSLKLALVGLHLIFVGVLFLLDHDLIEKTKQEPWYTAIYALLFVATLAQYFVTSGTSPGYVLDAQKIVNERDATARRTLLASKPTASSKNGNVVITVDGRNYQRGNETAWTKLVMDLYPHGYSLRNLTCTYCSLVQPPRAKHCHDCDKCVLQFDHHCVWLGTCIGLENHWLFWWYICEETALCLWTWILYILYLKSNISKAWWADVIMILLLASLSICLIFLLLLLLFHRGIPERVHPFNKGVRRNLSVLCCTKSGGMYRMEALPTAAELEEKSRPYTCSDVLSCRCC from the exons ATGGGTGCCTGGTGCGGCGGCTCCCTCCGCGACACATGGGCTCGTGCCTCCGACCGCTGTTTCCGCCTATTCCCTTGCATTTCGGATCCTG TTCGCCGATCTGCGTTGTCATTGAAACTAGCATTGGTGGGGCTGCATCTGATTTTTGTTGGGGTTTTATTTTTGCTTGACCACGATTTGATTGAGAAGACCAAACAAGAACCGTG GTACACTGCTATATATGCATTGTTGTTTGTTGCTACACTGGCTCAATACTTTGTTACCTCTGGAACTTCTCCCGG CTATGTACTTGATGCACAGAAGATTGTCAATGAAAGAGATGCTACAGCTAGAAGGACATTATTGGCCTCAAA ACCTACAGCTTCAAGCAAAAATGGTAATGTTGTAATCACAGTGGATGGACGGAACTATCAAAGAGGAAATGAGACTGCCTGGACAAAGCTAGTGATGGATCTTTACCCTCACGGATATTCTCTTCG AAATTTGACCTGCACGTATTGCAGTCTCGTTCAG CCTCCACGGGCAAAGCATTGTCATGATTGTGACAAGTGTGTGCTTCAGTTTGATCATCATTGTGTTTGGCTAGGGACATGCATAGGACTGGAAAACCATTGGCTTTTTTG GTGGTACATATGTGAAGAAACAGCCTTGTGTCTTTGGACGTGGATTTTGTACATTTTGTACCTTAAATCTAATATATCAAAGGCATG GTGGGCAGATGTAATTATGATCTTGCTGTTGGCTTCTTTGTCAATATGTCTAATTTTTCTGCTCCTGCTCCTCCTTTTTCACAG GGGGATTCCGGAGAGAGTGCATCCATTCAATAAAGGAGTTCGCAGAAATTTATCAGTGCTTTGTTGTACCAAAAGCGGTGGCATGTACAGGATGGAAGCTTTGCCAACAGCAGCAGAACTCGAGGAAAAGTCAAGACCATACACATGCTCGGATGTTTTATCTTGCCGTTGCTGCTGA
- the LOC142523287 gene encoding G2/mitotic-specific cyclin-2-like isoform X1, giving the protein MVMSHENKPVQIEHTSLQGGEEMGRRKFGLEIRPNRRALGVLNQNLGGVNPNPCGVINKRDLPGKNGIRDKSAQVPTHRPITRKYASQMTFSQQHCPEESKKPKTSANELIVWEDISLTDSEDQSGVAKDQPVPMSLEHSGFETTETNQTKEVEMEDIFEDTILDIDGCDSKDPLAVVEYIEDLYVYYKKMESSCCVLPGYMTQQFDINEKMRSILVDWLIEVHHKFELRDETLFLTINLIDRFLEKQSVVRKKLQLVGLVALLLACKYEEISVPVVDDLIFISDKAYTRNEILEMERSMLNTLQFNMSVPTAYVFMKRVLKAAQSDRKLETLSFFLIELCLVEYEMLKYPPSFMAAAATYTAQASLYGIGQWNKTCQHHTGYSEDQLLECSRMMVRFHQLAAAGKLTGVHRKYNTSKFGYASRWEPAHFLVQTPSPR; this is encoded by the exons ATGGTTATGTCTCATGAGAACAAGCCTGTCCAGATTGAGCACACTAGCCTACAAG GTGGGGAAGAAATGGGCAGGAGGAAGTTTGGACTTGAAATCCGACCCAACAGAAGAGCTCTAGGTGTGCTTAACCAGAATTTAGGGGGAGTTAATCCAAACCCTTGTGGTGTGATTAACAAGCGAGATTTGCCTGG AAAAAATGGGATTCGTGATAAGAGTGCTCAAGTTCCAACCCATAGGCCAATAACAAG GAAATATGCTTCACAAATGACCTTCTCGCAGCAGCATTGCCCAGAG GAATCAAAGAAGCCAAAGACATCAGCAAATGAGTTAATTGTATGGGAGGATATCTCCCTAACAGATTCAGAGGATCAATCAGGAGTTGCTAAAGACCAGCCTGTGCCCATGTCTTTGGAACATTCCGGAttcgaaacgactgaaaccaATCAAACA AAGGAGGTTGAAATGGAGGACATATTTGAAGACACTATCTTGGACATCGACGGCTGTGATTCAAAGGATCCACTTGCAGTAGTCGAGTATATTGAAGATTTGTATGTCTACTACAAGAAAATGGAG AGTTCTTGCTGTGTTTTGCCCGGATACATGACGCAACAATTCGACATTAACGAAAAAATGAGGTCCATTCTCGTAGACTGGCTTATAGAG GTACACCACAAATTCGAACTTAGAGACGAGACATTGTTTCTCACAATAAATTTGATTGATAGATTCTTAGAAAAGCAATCGGTGGTAAGGAAAAAGCTTCAGCTTGTTGGCCTGGTAGCACTGCTTTTAGCATGCAAATACGAGGAAATTTCTGTGCCAGTTGTGGATGATTTGATCTTTATTTCGGACAAAGCTTATACGAGGAATGAAATTCTTGAAATG GAAAGATCGATGCTAAACACCTTGCAGTTCAACATGTCTGTCCCAACCGCGTATGTTTTCATGAAAAGAGTCCTAAAGGCAGCCCAATCGGACAGAAAG CTCGAGACACTCTCCTTCTTCTTGATTGAGCTGTGTCTGGTGGAATATGAAATGCTCAAGTATCCACCATCTTTCATGGCTGCTGCTGCAACATATACTGCTCAAGCTTCACTTTACGGCATCGGACAGTGGAACAAGACCTGCCAACATCACACCGGCTACTCAGAAGATCAACTATT GGAATGCTCGAGGATGATGGTTCGGTTTCATCAGCTCGCGGCAGCCGGAAAACTCACAGGTGTGCACCGGAAGTACAACACATCAAAGTTTGGTTATGCATCAAGATGGGAGCCTGCACATTTTCTTGTGCAAACTCCAAGCCCACGATAG
- the LOC142522728 gene encoding LOW QUALITY PROTEIN: phosphoserine aminotransferase 2, chloroplastic-like (The sequence of the model RefSeq protein was modified relative to this genomic sequence to represent the inferred CDS: deleted 1 base in 1 codon): protein MAATAATAASSTTPLSQLKLKLKPTSTQISAFPATVSRPSARAQKIISIHCSSTNLQTAAPTASATDRVFNFAAGPAILPEKVLLKAQSELYNWRGSGMSVMEMSHRGKEFLSIIQKAESDLRNLLNIPSNYHVLFLQGGATTQFAAIPLNICQPDDVVDYVVTGSWGDKAFKEAAKYCKPKSIWSGKSDKYTKIPSFETLEQTPGAKFLHICANETIHGVEFKDYPSPANENEVLVADMSSNFCSKPVDVSKFGLIYAGAQKNVGPSGVTIVIIRSDLIGNAQSTTPVMLDYKIHADNASLYNTPPCYGIYMCGLVFEELVAQGGLIEVEKKNVKKGKILYDAINSSNGFYKCPVVESVRSLMNVPFTLAKPELEAEFVKEAAKEKMVQLKGHRSVGGIRASIYNAMPLAGVEKLVAFMKDFQARHDG, encoded by the exons ATGGCCGCCACCGCCGCCACCGCCGCCTCTTCAACCACCCCTCTTTCACAGCTCAAGCTCAAGCTCAAGCCCACATCAACCCAAATATCCGCCTTCCCTGCCACCGTCTCCCGTCCGTCAGCCCGCGCTCAAAAAATTATTTCCATCCACTGCTCATCTACCAACCTCCAAACCGCGGCACCTACCGCATCAGCCACCGATCGCGTCTTCAACTTCGCAGCTGGACCCGCAATTCTCCCTGAAAAAGTCCTCCTCAAGGCTCAGTCGGAGCTCTATAACTGGCGTGGTTCCGGCATGTCGGTCATGGAGATGAGCCACCGCGGCAAAGAATTTCTCTCCATCATCCAGAAGGCAGAGTCAGATCTCCGAAACCTTCTCAATATTCCGTCGAATTACCATGTCCTCTTCCTCCAGGGTGGCGCGACCACCCAGTTCGCCGCCATCCCGCTCAATATCTGCCAACCCGATGACGTCGTGGACTACGTCGTCACGGGATCCTGGGGCGACAAGGCTTTTAAAGAAGCCGCCAAATACTGCAAGCCCAAATCCATTTGGAGTGGAAAATCCGATAAATACACCAAGATCCCCAGCTTCGAAACACTTGAACAGACACCAGGAGCCAAGTTTTTGCACATATGC GCCAACGAAACCATTCACGGTGTCGAATTCAAGGATTACCCGAGTCCTGCTAATGAAAATGAGGTTCTTGTTGCCGATATGTCGTCAAATTTTTGCTCGAAGCCGGTGGATGTCAGTAAATTTGGGTTGATCTACGCTGGAGCCCAGAAAAATGTTGGTCCATCCGGGGTCACCATCGTGATCATAAGGTCAGATTTGATCGGAAATGCTCAATCAACTACGCCTGTGATGCTTGACTACAAGATCCACGCGGATAATGCCTCATTATACAATACCCCACCATGCTACGGGATCTATATGTGCGGGCTCGTGTTTGAGGAACTTGTCGCACAAGGTGGATTGATTGAAGTGgagaagaaaaatgtgaagaaGGGAAAGATTTTGTACGACGCCATTAATAGCAGCAACGGATTTTATAAGTGTCCTGTGGTAGAGAGCGTGAGATCGCTTATGAATGTTCCATTTACATTGGCCAAGCCGGAGTTGGAGGCGGAGTTTGTGAAGGAAGCTGCCAAAGAGAAAATGGTGCAGCTCAAGGGGCACAGATCGGTTGGTGGAATAAGAGCTTCCATATACAATGCCATGCCTTTGGCTGGAGTTGAGAAGTTGGTCGCTTTCATGAAGGATTTTCAGGCCAGGCACGATGGTTAA
- the LOC142522210 gene encoding protein S-acyltransferase 10-like isoform X3 gives MAYTAIYALLFVATLAQYFVTSGTSPGYVLDAQKIVNERDATARRTLLASKPTASSKNGNVVITVDGRNYQRGNETAWTKLVMDLYPHGYSLRNLTCTYCSLVQPPRAKHCHDCDKCVLQFDHHCVWLGTCIGLENHWLFWWYICEETALCLWTWILYILYLKSNISKAWWADVIMILLLASLSICLIFLLLLLLFHSYLIMTNQTTYELVRRRRIVYLRGIPERVHPFNKGVRRNLSVLCCTKSGGMYRMEALPTAAELEEKSRPYTCSDVLSCRCC, from the exons ATGGC GTACACTGCTATATATGCATTGTTGTTTGTTGCTACACTGGCTCAATACTTTGTTACCTCTGGAACTTCTCCCGG CTATGTACTTGATGCACAGAAGATTGTCAATGAAAGAGATGCTACAGCTAGAAGGACATTATTGGCCTCAAA ACCTACAGCTTCAAGCAAAAATGGTAATGTTGTAATCACAGTGGATGGACGGAACTATCAAAGAGGAAATGAGACTGCCTGGACAAAGCTAGTGATGGATCTTTACCCTCACGGATATTCTCTTCG AAATTTGACCTGCACGTATTGCAGTCTCGTTCAG CCTCCACGGGCAAAGCATTGTCATGATTGTGACAAGTGTGTGCTTCAGTTTGATCATCATTGTGTTTGGCTAGGGACATGCATAGGACTGGAAAACCATTGGCTTTTTTG GTGGTACATATGTGAAGAAACAGCCTTGTGTCTTTGGACGTGGATTTTGTACATTTTGTACCTTAAATCTAATATATCAAAGGCATG GTGGGCAGATGTAATTATGATCTTGCTGTTGGCTTCTTTGTCAATATGTCTAATTTTTCTGCTCCTGCTCCTCCTTTTTCACAG CTACCTTATTATGACCAATCAAACCACTTATGAACTTGTAAGAAGGCGGCGAATTGTGTATTTGAG GGGGATTCCGGAGAGAGTGCATCCATTCAATAAAGGAGTTCGCAGAAATTTATCAGTGCTTTGTTGTACCAAAAGCGGTGGCATGTACAGGATGGAAGCTTTGCCAACAGCAGCAGAACTCGAGGAAAAGTCAAGACCATACACATGCTCGGATGTTTTATCTTGCCGTTGCTGCTGA
- the LOC142523287 gene encoding G2/mitotic-specific cyclin-2-like isoform X2, producing the protein MVMSHENKPVQIEHTSLQGGEEMGRRKFGLEIRPNRRALGVLNQNLGGVNPNPCGVINKRDLPGKNGIRDKSAQVPTHRPITRKYASQMTFSQQHCPEESKKPKTSANELIVWEDISLTDSEDQSGVAKDQPVPMSLEHSGFETTETNQTEVEMEDIFEDTILDIDGCDSKDPLAVVEYIEDLYVYYKKMESSCCVLPGYMTQQFDINEKMRSILVDWLIEVHHKFELRDETLFLTINLIDRFLEKQSVVRKKLQLVGLVALLLACKYEEISVPVVDDLIFISDKAYTRNEILEMERSMLNTLQFNMSVPTAYVFMKRVLKAAQSDRKLETLSFFLIELCLVEYEMLKYPPSFMAAAATYTAQASLYGIGQWNKTCQHHTGYSEDQLLECSRMMVRFHQLAAAGKLTGVHRKYNTSKFGYASRWEPAHFLVQTPSPR; encoded by the exons ATGGTTATGTCTCATGAGAACAAGCCTGTCCAGATTGAGCACACTAGCCTACAAG GTGGGGAAGAAATGGGCAGGAGGAAGTTTGGACTTGAAATCCGACCCAACAGAAGAGCTCTAGGTGTGCTTAACCAGAATTTAGGGGGAGTTAATCCAAACCCTTGTGGTGTGATTAACAAGCGAGATTTGCCTGG AAAAAATGGGATTCGTGATAAGAGTGCTCAAGTTCCAACCCATAGGCCAATAACAAG GAAATATGCTTCACAAATGACCTTCTCGCAGCAGCATTGCCCAGAG GAATCAAAGAAGCCAAAGACATCAGCAAATGAGTTAATTGTATGGGAGGATATCTCCCTAACAGATTCAGAGGATCAATCAGGAGTTGCTAAAGACCAGCCTGTGCCCATGTCTTTGGAACATTCCGGAttcgaaacgactgaaaccaATCAAACA GAGGTTGAAATGGAGGACATATTTGAAGACACTATCTTGGACATCGACGGCTGTGATTCAAAGGATCCACTTGCAGTAGTCGAGTATATTGAAGATTTGTATGTCTACTACAAGAAAATGGAG AGTTCTTGCTGTGTTTTGCCCGGATACATGACGCAACAATTCGACATTAACGAAAAAATGAGGTCCATTCTCGTAGACTGGCTTATAGAG GTACACCACAAATTCGAACTTAGAGACGAGACATTGTTTCTCACAATAAATTTGATTGATAGATTCTTAGAAAAGCAATCGGTGGTAAGGAAAAAGCTTCAGCTTGTTGGCCTGGTAGCACTGCTTTTAGCATGCAAATACGAGGAAATTTCTGTGCCAGTTGTGGATGATTTGATCTTTATTTCGGACAAAGCTTATACGAGGAATGAAATTCTTGAAATG GAAAGATCGATGCTAAACACCTTGCAGTTCAACATGTCTGTCCCAACCGCGTATGTTTTCATGAAAAGAGTCCTAAAGGCAGCCCAATCGGACAGAAAG CTCGAGACACTCTCCTTCTTCTTGATTGAGCTGTGTCTGGTGGAATATGAAATGCTCAAGTATCCACCATCTTTCATGGCTGCTGCTGCAACATATACTGCTCAAGCTTCACTTTACGGCATCGGACAGTGGAACAAGACCTGCCAACATCACACCGGCTACTCAGAAGATCAACTATT GGAATGCTCGAGGATGATGGTTCGGTTTCATCAGCTCGCGGCAGCCGGAAAACTCACAGGTGTGCACCGGAAGTACAACACATCAAAGTTTGGTTATGCATCAAGATGGGAGCCTGCACATTTTCTTGTGCAAACTCCAAGCCCACGATAG